A genomic stretch from Cydia amplana chromosome 1, ilCydAmpl1.1, whole genome shotgun sequence includes:
- the LOC134648399 gene encoding ELKS/Rab6-interacting/CAST family member 1-like, giving the protein MQSPKLETPAPVSRSGAGDISERELSRERSTMQTTPPARHQRALHKNKLFSVPVNKFTTRCQRQSPNLARIRSCLEELRSTPARPVKIGPKAVSMEDLTPTKRIKRESTSKEISKYPLGGAEEQAAARIGRFMLACAWRRRRDEVRCLRKTLEFQISCSERLRIQVHALKSLLDSDNGKVRLAMRELERLKQLLRDKEAEKSVLEKEKNALERDLSNAEDRASEMSIGWRNCRNEVEGVRAAAAVSEHALSLERAASAEARSQRDRAYTRLSHLEADLSQYEALLAAAEAEAAALRREADEKQALLQLTSEQLKLEKDGRERCARDCSALAARVALAADETSELRGVVSELRAELARLDAELRVTREQLAWWPRPLTRMMGAARSLLRYPLSVPEAIVWALVPARHGC; this is encoded by the exons ATGCAGAGTCCTAAACTGGAGACACCGGCCCCGGTGAGCCGGTCCGGTGCCGGGGACATTTCCGAGCGAGAATTGTCCAGGGAGCGAAGCACCATGCAGACCACACCGCCTGC ACGTCACCAGCGCGCTCTGCACAAGAACAAACTGTTTTCGGTCCCGGTGAACAAGTTCACGACCCGTTGCCAGCGCCAGAGCCCCAACCTGGCGCGTATCCGCAGCTGCCTCGAGGAGCTTCGCTCTACGCCCGCTAGACCCGTCAAAATCGGACCCAAAGCGGTTTCTATGGAGGACTTGACGCCTACGAAGAGGATAAAGCGAGAGAG CACCAGCAAAGAGATCTCAAAGTATCCCCTGGGGGGAGCGGAGGAGCAGGCCGCGGCCAGAATCGGCCGCTTCATGCTAGCGTGCGCGTGGCGACGGCGGCGCGACGAAGTCCGGTGCCTTCGCAAGACGCTGGAATTCCAG ATTTCATGTTCCGAACGTCTCCGGATCCAAGTGCATGCATTAAAGAGCCTCCTTGACTCTGACAATGGCAAGGTCCGTCTCGCTATGCGCGAGCTTGAGCGGCTCAAACAGCTTCTAAGGGATAAAGAGGCGGAAAAAAGCGTTTTAGAGAAA GAGAAGAACGCTTTGGAAAGAGATTTGAGTAACGCGGAAGATCGAGCGTCGGAGATGAGCATCG GATGGCGTAACTGCCGCAACGAGGTGGAAGGCGTCAGAGCCGCGGCAGCGGTGAGCGAGCACGCATTGTCGTTGGAACGCGCTGCCAGCGCAGAGGCACGCTCTCAGCGTGATCGAGCCTACACCCGG CTATCTCACCTGGAAGCAGACTTGTCACAGTATGAGGCACTGCTGGCGGCGGCCGAGGCCGAGGCGGCTGCGCTCCGACGCGAGGCCGACGAGAAGCAGGCCCTACTGCAGCTCACCAGCGAGCAGCTGAAGCTGGAGAAGGA TGGTAGAGAGCGCTGCGCACGCGATTGCTCAGCGCTAGCGGCACGCGTGGCGTTAGCCGCGGACGAGACGAGCGAGCTGCGAGGAGTTGTGAGCGAGCTACGCGCGGAGCTGGCCCGCCTCGACGCCGAGCTGCGCGTCACGCGCGAGCAGCTGGCGTGGTGGCCTCGCCCTCTAACCAG GATGATGGGTGCCGCGCGCTCCCTGCTGCGTTACCCACTGTCCGTGCCCGAAGCCATCGTGTGGGCGCTGGTGCCCGCGCGGCACGGCTGCTGA